The window ACGCAAGGAAAGCCACGCCCGTCCGagccagagagaggaaggggcCCGCTGGAGTTGGAAGTGGGATTAGCCGTGGACTGCTGGGTCCCAACTCCTCCATTCTCCATGGAGCCCTGTGGGGCTAGAGTAGGTGCAGCAAGGATAGATTGTGGAGGGGTTGCTCCTCCCTGATTCTGAGCTTGGCTTCCGTCCACTGACTTCTCCTCCCCACTGGTTCCACGACCCGTGTCTTTGGGTGCAGACGACTGCATTGGGCCCTGCTGCTTGCGGACCGAGGCTGAGGACTTGGAGGCCCAGCCTTGAGGGTCGGCCCTGGATCCTGACCTGTGACCTCCAGCCATTCCTCCTCCGGCTCCACCACTTCTATAGATGctgccacctcctcctcctcctcctccaccccccctaCCCCTCCTAGAGGGCACCCCTCTGGGGGTGAACACCCGGGCCTGGGAGCCTCTGGATGGGGCGGAGCCGCCACTGGTAAAGTTATCTGTGCCACTGCCATTCTTGGTGCTGGATTTGCGGTCTTCCTTGTCTGACTGGGCCAGGTCGCTGGCGGCACTCTCACTGCCCGTCTCCGAccccctctgcctcctcctcttggGGACCTCCTCGTATTCTGAACCCTCGCTGCGGGTCTCGCTGTGGTTACGGGCGCGCCCCGGGTTGGCTTGCGACCCCCCTCGGTTGCGCCTTGCCCCCGATGTCTCGTCATTGAATTCTTGGTGGTAGCCGCCGCCAGCTCGGTAGTCCCGGCTGCTCCTGCTGCCTGCTGCCCTGCCACGGCTAACACTGCCACCCCCGGCCGTGCCCGTGTAAGTGCCCCGGTAACCTCGGCCACGCCCGTAGAACTCGCCACCTCGTCCTCGGCTGGCTCTGCTACCACGGGCCGAGCCGCCGTGGTATGATGCACCCCTCTCCAACGAGCGCTCTCTGTCCCGCCTATTGGATGAGGGGCCAGAGTACCCTGATGAGGGGGTGGGGTTGACACCGTCTTTGGGACCTTTGCCCACTCCTCCTCGTTCGTTCGCCGCTCGGTCCTTCCATCCGTTTCTGGGTTTGGAAACGGTCTGAGCCAGTTCTTCTTTACCAGACACTGCAGAGGAGCTCTGTGGGCCGGAGGATGTTTCCTGCTTGACTGATGAATTGCCTCCGTCTTTGTCTTTTCCAGAGCCTCCTCCGCTGGTCTTTTCTCCTCCCTcgccctccccaccctctcttttCATCTCCTTCAGCACAGGCCTCTTGATAGGCCCTGCCCTCTTATTGGTGTTGCTGCCGCCGCTAGGTTTGTTGTGGTCAGACGCTGTTGGGTGATTGGATGAATCCTCCCCTCCGCGGTTGTTtccgctccctcctctcctgttgttcGAGGGGCCTCCTGCGTTGCTGCTGCCGGGCCGTGGCCCCCACTGGGTCTCAGTCTTGTGTTCCCTCCCCCCTCGCTCCCGCTGGTTGGGCTTGGGATCACGGTGGTGCTGCTCCTGGCCCTGCCTCTGCGGCTGCAGCTGGGACTGTTGAGACGTCACAGAGGACTGAGAGTGGCTGTGGCCCATCTTATCCTGCTTCATCTCTCTGCTGCTTCCTGCATCATGTCTCTGCCCGGTTCCTGTGTCAGCCTTGCGCTGAGGTGGGGGGAGATGCACGACCGCTTTGCCGCTGCCGTCGTCCCTGgctgaggacgaggaggaggaggatgagcaggaggagagggacggCTGTTGGAGTGGGGGCGAGGGGTCACCCTTCTTGGGAGCTTCGCCTCCTCTCTCACCGCGGCCATTCTCGGGCttgtgggggtggaggggaaaGTGGGAGGGGCCTTGGTGTTGTTGATGACCATGGTGTTGTTGGTTTTGAGGGTGGTGGAGGTTGTTATTCTCCAGGGGGGAGAGGTCAGTGCGCCCATTGCGGTCGTAGTGGGGGTGGGGGGCCCCCCAGACCTGGCCCTGTTGCTGGCCAACCTTGTGGCCCTGGCCCTCATCCTGGTGGCTGAAGCCTCCACCACTCCCCCTCTGTTGCTGCTGGTGTAGGGCCATGCGGGAGCCCTGGTCGGGAAAGTTGCTGTAGTTGCCCCGGCCACCCATGTaggactggtggtggtgggggtggtggctgCCTCCTCCCTGGCCCCCCACCAGAGTGCCCACAGGGGGTGGGGTCTGGTTGGAGGAGCCCGAAACAGAGTTGGGCTGCTGGATGGGCCCTGGCCCTCCCTCTCGCATACCACGGACTGGAGGGGTGTCACTCCTAAATTAAAAAACAGCGATTTAATAAAAACCTTTATTCCATAAACCGTATACTGTACTTATAAAACTGACTGGATTCATGTATTAATCTCATTTGATTTCAACTAATACATATTTTCCTATTCAAACAGTATTGTATGATTTGCTCATTAAACGGATACTTGAGGATTGGCCCTTTATCTATTTccacagagtcagatgaacttgtggataccacttttatgtctctgtgtccagtattaAGGAAATTAGAGGTAGTTTCATGAGCCAAAGCTAACTAGCAACTTCCTTCGAACTACATGCAGagataaaaatggtatccactaaTTAATCAGACTCTAGGGAAggagataaagggcctcattgccaaaaatATCCCTTTAAATGATTGTGAGTGACATCTGACACGCCCCCCTCAGTCTTACCTAGGCCCTTTGCCACTGACATCATCCTCTTCCAGTGCCTGCTTCTGTCTCAGAGGGGAGCTCAGTCCCCTGCCTTCGCTGCCCCCAGGGAACACCTCAGGCCCCCAGGCCAGTTTGGGATCCATGGGAGGTGTCCCACGATTGGGGTGTCCCGGGTGCTGCTGCCTGTCGAAGGTGTCCGAACCAGAGCCCCCCGAATCGGAGCGCTCTCGCCCCATCATCCCTGAAACAGAAATGGTTAGGGAAAAAAGTCATACTCAATTATAAAAATTATAGCTGGCAACCTGGTGCCATTTCCTATAACATATAAACATTATTGCATTATCATAATCTAAATATTCAACATTTGAATCTGGTTTGCACAAATCTGCCATTGACCTGCAAATTCAGATTCTGCCCTATGGCAAAATACCAACTCCTTGACTGAATATTTTATATATCAAACCAGACTACCATGAGTACCCACCTGCATGTTGCATGTTGGGCGGGTAGTAGTCCATGGGCCCTGGAGGTCTACCCTGCATGCCCCCTTGCATCATCCGGGGGTCCATGTAGGGCATCATCATCCAGCGCGGGTCAAAGTTCATGGGCAGGGGCTGGGGGCCGCGGCCCATGGAGCCCTGTGGCGGGTACTGAAGGGACCCTGACTGCTGCTGCTTTGGACCCTGGGTCTGAGTGGTGGCCCCCGGAGAAGGGCCCTGCTGCTGGGGGGCCTGCTGAGGCTGCTGGGGTGGGAGCTGCTGCTGGCTCTGTTGGGCTGcttggctgtgctgctgctgccactgctgctgctgcttcatcAGCTGCTCCTGAAGACACCAAATGGGAGAGAtgttataatatacagtgcattcgtaaagtgttcaaaccccttcacttttgacattttgttatgttacagctttactctaatttgtttttaaattatttattttttccctcatcaatctacacacaatacaccataatgacaaaggaaaaaaatgtttaaaaaaaaaaatctattaaaaaaaaaaaaaaaacatttatataaATGTATTTAGACCCTtcactatgagactcgaaattgagctctggtgcatcctgtttccattgattatccttgagaaatctctacaacttgattggagtccacctgtggtaaattcaattagttggacatgatttggaaaggcacacacctgtctatataagatcccacagttgacagtgcatgtcagagccaaaaccaagccgaatgaattgtccgtagatctgagacaggattatgtcaagGCACATATCtagtgaagggtaccaaaaaatgtctgtggGATTGAAgttcccaaagaacacagtggcatccatcactcatgaatggaagaagtttggaaccaccaagactctccctagagctggccgcccggccaaactgagaaatcggagaaggagggccatggtcagggaggtgaccaagaacccaatggtcactctgacagagctccagagttcctctctggaaatgggagaaccttccagaagaacagtcatctctgcagcactccaccaatcaggcctttatggtagtggccagacggaagcccctcagtagaaggcacatgacaccccgcatggagtttgccaaaaggcacctaaagggctcAGACCATGAgtaaccagattctctggtctgatgaaaccaagattgaactctttggcctgaatgccaagcgtcacgtctggaggaaaccaggcaccatttATCATCTGACCAataccattcctacggtgaagcatggtggtggcagcatcatgctgtggggatgtttttcagcagcagggactggaagactcgtcaggatcgagggaaagaggaacggagcaaagtacagagatccttgatgaaaacctgctccagtgcgctcagactggggcgaaggttcaccttccaacaggacaatgaccctaagcacatagccaagactacgcaggagtgacttcgggacaagtctctgaatgtccttgagtggcccagccagagaccggatttgaacccgatctaacatctctggagagaactgacaatagctgtgcagcaacgctccccacccaacctgacagagcttgagaggatctacagagaagaatgggagaaactccccaaataacaGGTTCACCAAGCTTGTAGCTTGGCTCGttctgtgctgtgtgcaccttcccttcccacaaaaaaaataaaaataaatcacaaccacacacacacaaaccaatcCACTCGCAACAGATGAAATACCACGTCTTCCTATCTGAAAAGCGGTTTAAACTCGCTATTTttatttgaggtttggtccaacagaaatCGGTCAAAATGTACACCGAAACACATTAAGACATTTTACTGTAACAGAGGATACTGGAAAATGAATGCTCAGTTTGTTGCGCGCAGCCTTGCGGTACCGCTAGCTGGCAGCATTTTAGCCAGACGTGCTAGCCGTGTAGTCTGTCATAAATGTGCAATGAGCATAAAAATACAGATTTATGTCAGGAATTGACATCAaattctcattctgagaaataataGCCAGGTAGGCCACTTAATTAACATCGAAACAAAGTGGAcagttcaaacagttggagatggACAGGAGGGTTCAtaactgttctaccttgttagctagcaaatagatccaagttggctatttattttatttatttatttatttaacctttatttaaccaggtaggcaagttgagaacaagttctcatttacaattgcgacctggccaagataaagcaaagcagttcgacagatacaacgacacagagttacacatggagtaaaacaaacatacagtcaataatacagtataaacaagtctatatacaatgtgagcaaatgaggtgagaagggaggtaaaggcaaaaaaggccatggtggcaaagtaaatacaatatagcaagtaaaacactggaatggtagttttgcaatggaagaatgtgcaaagtagaaataaaaataatggggtgcaaaggagcaaaataaataaataaattaaaattaaatacagttgggaaagaggtagttgtttgggctaaattataggtgggctatgtacaggtgcagtaatctgtgagctgctctgacagttggtacTTAAAGctatagtgagggagataagtgtttccagtttcagagatttttgtagttcgttccagtcattggcagcagagaactggaaggagaggcggccaaagaaataattggttttgggggtgactagagagatatacctgctggagcgtgtgctacaggtgggagatgctatggtgaccagcgagctgagataaggacaTCATCATCTAGACTTGAAATACAAAAGATTAGCAGGCTACTCACTAGCACATGGGCTggtgcttgagagattgttttGGAATTATGTGTTCATTTTCTGTAATACCTTGTTTGTCATTATTAGATATGCATGGTTTTGGTTGAATTTGTCACAAAAAGGGGATTTTCATAGATAAGACATGGACGCCAGATGAGTgattgagagaaaaaaagaagaaggtTGAACTATTTTTATAAAATATTTGCATTATTAGTTGGTCTTATGGTTGTGAAAGGCTTATAatttagcctaggtataattTGACAATCCCTGAATGAGAATGCTGACCGTTTGAAATGTAGTGTATTGACTTAATTGTGCAACAAAGCTTATTTAGGGAATgaatatccatccatccatctctcaaacaccttcctagtattgagttgcaccccattttcccctcagaacagcctcaatttgttggggaatggactctacaaggtgtcaaaggcgttccactgggatgctggcccatgttgactccaatgcttggcACAGTtgagtcaagttggctggatgtcctttgggtggtggcccattcttgatacacacagaaaatTGTTGAgcgttaacttcttggtgacacggggcagtattttcacggccggatgaaatgcatgcccaaatttaactgcctgctactcatccccataagattagatatgcatattattggttgatttggatagaaaacactgaagtttctaaaactgtttgaatcatgtctgcgagtataacagaacttatgtagcaggcgaaaccttgaggaaaaaccattcagatttttttgtttttgaggtcactcttttcattgagttttcattgggaatcctgatttctaagggaccttcttgcagttcctaccgtttccactggatgtcaccagtctttagaaattggttgaggttttttcTTTGCgtaaatgaagaagtagccctgttcaaaacgagggtcacttcaagtgtactgttagatagaggcgcatgaccagaaaggtagtgtcagtttgttttcttcctgtattgaacacagatcatcccgtcttcaattttatcaattatttactttaaaaaatacctaaagttgtattgcaaaagtagtttgaaatgttttggcaaagtttacagttaacttttgagatattttgtagccacgttgcgcaagttggaaccagtgtttttctggatcaaacaagccaaataaattgacattttggatatatatcgacggaattaatcaaacaaaaggaccatttgtgatatttatgggacatattggagtgccaacaagagaagctcgtcaaaggtaaggcatgatttatatttttatttctgcgttttgtgtcgcgcctgcaggctTGCAGGTACAACCAGGAATACAATTTTCCCGAAGTGAATCCTTTGTTCGCACCcaccagggcaattgaactgattccagaggccgacccaaaacaacgccgggaagaagggcgggggtgtatgtttcatgattaacaactcatggtgcaattgtgataacatacaggaactcaagtcgttgcgagcatcctgtcgggctgtatcaccgcctggtacggtccaccagagggtggtgtggtctgcccaacgcatcatcggggcaaactacctgccctccaggacacctacagcactcaatgtcacaggaaggccaaaaagataaatCAAGGACaacacccgagtcactgcctgttcaccccactatcatccagaaggtgaggtcagcacaggtgcatcaaagctgggactgagagactgaaaaacagattatagttcaagaccatcagactgttaaatagccatcacgagcacattagaggctgctgcctatatacatagacttgaaatcactagccactttaatgtttacctatcttgcattactcatctcatatgtatatactctattctattttactgtatttactgtctatgccgctctgacattgctcatccatatatttataattcatcattcctttacttagatttgtgtgtattgggcatatgttgtgaaattgttagatattacttgtttgatattactgcactgtcggagctagaaacataagcattttgttacacccgcaataacatctgctaaacaagtGTAATTgaccaataaaatatgatttgatgtCTCAAGTAGAGGTCAGCCGATTAAttcgggccgatttcaagttttcataacaatcggaaatctgtatttttggacaccaaatTTGctgaattttattttatttattaaaaaatatattttttacacctttatttaactaggcaagttagttaagaacacaatcttattttcaatgacggcctaggaacggtggggcagaacgacagatttttaccttgtcagctcggggattcaatcttgcaaccttacagttaactagtccaacgctctaaccacctgattacattgcactccacgaggagcctgcctgttacacgaatgcagtaagaagccaaggtaagttgctagctagtattaaacttcttataaaaaacaatcaatcaatcataatcactagttaactacacatggttgatgataatactagtttatctagcatgtcctgcgttgcatataatcgatgcggtggcATTCgtaaaaaaggactgtcgttgctccaacgtgtaccaaaccataaacatcaatgcctttcttaaaatcaatacacaagtaaatattttttaaacctgcatatttagttaatattgcctgctaacatgttTTTCTTCTAACTAGGAAAAatggtgtcacttctcttgcaacagagtcagggtaaatgctaggcagcccaaactgctgctcattgcaaactgtgtgaagactatttcttcctaacaaagacagccaacttcgccaaacgggggatgatttaacaaaatctcatttgcgaaaaaagcacaatcgttgcacctaaccataaacatgcctttcttaaaatgccttaaaatcaatacacagaagtatattttttttaaacctgcatatttagctaaaataaatccaggttagcaggcaatattaaccaggtgaaattgtgtcacttctcttgcgttcattgcacgcagagtcagggtatatgcgacAGTTTGGGCctcctggctcgttgcgaactaatttgccagaattttacgtaattatgacataacattgaaggttgtgcaatgtaacaggaatatttagacttatggatgccacccgttagataaaatacggaacggttccgtaattcactgaaagaataaacatcttgttttcgagatgatagtttccagattcgaccatattaatgacctaaggctcgtatttctgtgtgttattatgttataattaagactatgatttgatagagcggtctgactgagcgatgcaccagcaggctcgtaagcattcattcaaacagcactttcgtgcgttttgccattgcgctgtttatgacttcaagcctatcaactcccgagattaggctggtgtaatcaatgtgaaatggctagctagttagcggggtgcgcgctaatagcgtttcaaacgtcactcgctctgagacattgagtagttgttccccttgctctgcatgggtaacgctgcttcgagggtggctgttgtcgatgtgttcctggttcgagcccaggtcgCGGCAAGGAGatggacggaagctatactgttacactggcaatactaaagtgcctataagaacatccaataatcaaaggtatatgaaatacaaatcgtacaGAGAgatatagtcctataattcctataataactactacaacaaacttcttacctgggaatattgaagactcgtgttaaaaggaaccaccagctttcatatgttctcatgttctgagcaaggaactgaaacgttagctttcttacatggcacatattgcacttttactttcttcttcaacactttgtttttgtattatttaaatcaaattgaacaggtttcattatttatttgaggctaaattgattttattgatgtattatattaagttaaaataagtgttcattcagtattgttgtaattgtcgaGGACGTCTATACCTACAACCACACTACAAGATGCCATGTTGAAAAAACAACTGCCTGGATGGAGAAACTGTACAATGACTGCTCTGCGAGTACAAAGCGCGAGCACAAACGTGACATTAATAACAAATTGTGGGACGTCTATGAACAGCCAGTCACACATCACTGCAACCAGCCATCACATTGAAGAGAAGTGGAGTCCCATGTACTGACAACTGAATAGAGGAGGGGGGGACAGCAGAGAACCAAAAACGTCATTCACTACCATCGTTGCTGAGTGGGTGGGGGACAGCAGTAAGGTCAGAGCCGTCTCTTAGGTAGCCAGTAGTGCGATAGATTGTACTGCATTGCCCCCTAGCAGTCATACCagtggtttatatacatcatgGGTCATATGCAGGACCATATGAATGGTGAATTCACGCCATATTATCGTTTAAACAATTTTATAAAATGGCAGttgaaagtattttttttaacccaCTAAATCAAAATGCTAAAATACTAAAATCTAGAAATTGTATACCCACAAACTTGCCATCATCGATAGCACCGAGCCATTATCAAtcatgtcaaccaatgcagtggtagAATGTTTTTTGTGATAAGTATGCTGATTGGCTGTGatcaaataattattttccatTGTAGTCGCTTATTTGTTTACTCACAATACCCTCTAATATCTTATTGATTGAAGGGAGTAGACTGATTGGTCGACTATTAGCAGACGTAAGGAATTTGTTGTCGTCTTTTGGGATTAGACACACCTTAGCATGCTCCCATACATTTGGATATTGACTGTTTTCCAGTGAccaattaaatatatatttcagaGGAGCTGCAATTGGGGAGTAGCATAGCGAAGATAAATATTGTCCATCAGATCATTATCCATAGATTTACCATTGGGTAATGACTTCAGTAGGTTATTAGACTGACCTGTTGCTGTCTCTGGAAGCGGGGAGGCAGGGACTTCTGGTACTTGGAGTAGCCCTGTCCCGGGGGGCCGCTGGCTTGGCGACTTGCTCCTCCTCCCATGCTTTCTACCTTCACTGGGTCTAccactcctccaccaccacctccgcTGCGGACGTGAGCACTATCTAGgatctcctccttcccttccccaggCACCAGGACCTCCAGAGGGGGCTGCTGCAGCTGGGGAGTGGGGGGCTGGGGACACACCTGGACATCTGgatgggaggaaggggagagaataTAGCAATGATATGCCACTGGTTGTTGGAAGAAGTAAGCAGATGTGAATAATACCAAGTCATGTGCTATACAATTAAGGAAGGTCAGTAAAGGTACTATTGTGAACTTAAGACGTGATAAAACAACAACTTCAAAGATGAACAACCGTTTGCGAAACACATACAAGCCTTTTGTCGACTGGCCCAAACATACCTTTTTAGAGATACCCACATCAAACGGCTAACCAAGTTGAAATATGAAGACAACACCAGAATGCTGGGTAAAAAaatagggctgttacggtgaccgtattaccaccacactgGCAGTCACAGTAAATAGGCTTCTCAAAAACTGCACTCTGATGCcgctataggctaggcctactattttTACTTCTCAACaatcctaatattaagcacactGCTTCGCCTTACAACCGGAGTAGCCTacctggcatgaaaatgaactgcggaaaaagcatcctccatttgaTATTTAAGTGCATAcggattacatgtattttttccccctgCCCGTGAccgacaggtgcatgataatggcccattctaaatcaaaatttcaaaaagtttggacacacctacacattccagttatttttctttatttattactattttctacattgtagaaaaatagtgaagacaaaaactacgaaataacacgttatcatcatgtactaaccaaaaaagtgttaaacaaatctaaatataattTACATGAGAtgcttcaaagtagacaccctttgccttgatgacagctatgtGTGTGCTAGAGGTTGCCCAATTAATCGCCATGGCCGATTAATTCTgcctttttggacgccgattatggccgattatattgcaatccacgaggagactgcgtggcaggctgaccacctgttacgtgagtgcaACATcgaaggaccttgtggctgcaaggaaccaagttaagttgctagctagcattaaacgtatctgataaaaaacaatcaatcttcacataatcactagttaactacacatggttgatgatattactacgTTAACTGGCTTGTCCTACGTTCAATATAATCAATGCGTTGCCAGTTAATTTATTGTCGAATCGCAGCCTACGTCAACTTAGCCAAacggatgatttaacaaaagcacattcgcGAAAAAATACCATGCGTTGTCCctcaccataaacatcaatgcctttcttaaaatcgaTACACAAAGTATATTTTCTTAAACCtgtatatttagttaaaataaattcatgttagcaggccaTATTAATTAGGGAAATGGTGTCACTtttcttgcgttcagtgcaagcagggTCAGGGCATATGCAGCAGTttaggccgcctggctcattgcgaactgtgtgaagacctaaaaaaaaaaggcACTTGTACTttctttttgcattatttaaaccaaactgAGCCcgtttatttatttgagactaaattgattttatttatgtattatattaaaataaaaaagtgttaaTTGTAACTGTTGTAATTgctattattacaaatatatataaaaatcggcaTCAGCtttttttttggccctccaataatcggtatctgtaatgaaaaatcataatcggtcgacctctagtgtgtgcagcctgcgcaAGAAACAGAGCAGAGCTCATGGCTTtgatgcaacttttttcaaatcatcattagagttgcatcatg of the Oncorhynchus tshawytscha isolate Ot180627B linkage group LG31, Otsh_v2.0, whole genome shotgun sequence genome contains:
- the LOC112229948 gene encoding protein PRRC2A isoform X2 → MSERSGQTAKGKDGKSKYASLNLFDTYKGKSLEAQKPVVPPRHGLQSLGKVASARRMPPPASLPSLKAENKGNDPNVSLVPKDGTGWASKQEPADPKSTDVLSAPQLESQQPVVSQTPAPTRPRTPPTPEVPPPVPATVSAQAAGARSWAQASVTHGAQGDGGKGSNQRSPFSREEFPTLQAAGDQEKAGREQGTADQLYGPGPSLRPPNMTSWRDVGGRALAPTGEGVAEGGPGGVLVMEGAAGGGQAGPPPLQQQQNPQSHGLPRNPPAGSPGLPQPPMGPGFPQYRGIMPPFGPYRYPPPGEAPPRFRQQGQDGRGRPQGGPRGGGGEMVKRPSILKQDDLKELDELDHQDGDEGWAGAHEEIDYSAKLKFSDDEGEEDEERNERPERSERSESKNGAREMQRSQEGPPQVVQRSRVSDSGVARDTRRTPPSNADHDGPPPPSSKPGWAEEGCKSGWGSQGAHATYQGRRPGLGGSREQLSPPPGPLLHQGQGPYSYYRQDRNSPNQSSPVVAPETVSLAPGKVAPSSQLQQQQATSPVPGGPTPPPQTTGLLAPPTGEDEEETWRQRRKQSSSEISAAVERARRRREEEERRMEEERRAACAEKLKRLDEKAQQGGGGSSGGSKPPSLDGNSTTAGSPSPSLSASACSPNISQPPSPCVDLEEPPLAVQAVTRDLVPGPSPTDRQRANSNSSYDSNADVQVCPQPPTPQLQQPPLEVLVPGEGKEEILDSAHVRSGGGGGGVVDPVKVESMGGGASRQASGPPGQGYSKYQKSLPPRFQRQQQEQLMKQQQQWQQQHSQAAQQSQQQLPPQQPQQAPQQQGPSPGATTQTQGPKQQQSGSLQYPPQGSMGRGPQPLPMNFDPRWMMMPYMDPRMMQGGMQGRPPGPMDYYPPNMQHAGMMGRERSDSGGSGSDTFDRQQHPGHPNRGTPPMDPKLAWGPEVFPGGSEGRGLSSPLRQKQALEEDDVSGKGPRSDTPPVRGMREGGPGPIQQPNSVSGSSNQTPPPVGTLVGGQGGGSHHPHHHQSYMGGRGNYSNFPDQGSRMALHQQQQRGSGGGFSHQDEGQGHKVGQQQGQVWGAPHPHYDRNGRTDLSPLENNNLHHPQNQQHHGHQQHQGPSHFPLHPHKPENGRGERGGEAPKKGDPSPPLQQPSLSSCSSSSSSSSARDDGSGKAVVHLPPPQRKADTGTGQRHDAGSSREMKQDKMGHSHSQSSVTSQQSQLQPQRQGQEQHHRDPKPNQRERGGREHKTETQWGPRPGSSNAGGPSNNRRGGSGNNRGGEDSSNHPTASDHNKPSGGSNTNKRAGPIKRPVLKEMKREGGEGEGGEKTSGGGSGKDKDGGNSSVKQETSSGPQSSSAVSGKEELAQTVSKPRNGWKDRAANERGGVGKGPKDGVNPTPSSGYSGPSSNRRDRERSLERGASYHGGSARGSRASRGRGGEFYGRGRGYRGTYTGTAGGGSVSRGRAAGSRSSRDYRAGGGYHQEFNDETSGARRNRGGSQANPGRARNHSETRSEGSEYEEVPKRRRQRGSETGSESAASDLAQSDKEDRKSSTKNGSGTDNFTSGGSAPSRGSQARVFTPRGVPSRRGRGGGGGGGGGGSIYRSGGAGGGMAGGHRSGSRADPQGWASKSSASVRKQQGPMQSSAPKDTGRGTSGEEKSVDGSQAQNQGGATPPQSILAAPTLAPQGSMENGGVGTQQSTANPTSNSSGPLPLSGSDGRGFPCVPRDGFERPPRRRRHGRSQHQQDKPPRFRRLKERENAARINGGGRPSSPCQNYIQDVTDGAHKVVPSTGTAPNANHIATTTTNNNSSTGTHLGSSNANSHHHHYNQGNSGPAHSQQHHNPAGGAKSPDFSNQNSDQANEEWETASESSDFTEFREREGGGGKSYSSHHHHHPPGRGGGGGGGVGEREMTAKEQAANKRSFSSQRPGMERQNRRVNAGGREGGGGGRGPRGPPSGGGGGAGNGGGQRSERRGNWPSPKNRK